The Candidatus Sulfotelmatobacter sp. genome includes the window CGACGGTGATGAACACGACGCGACTGCCCTTCAGTGTGGACTTGAGATCGCCCGAGAATCGCAGGCGGCCTTCGCCGATGTTTCTCGACACCATCTCGGGCAGACCGGGCTCGAAGAACGGGAGCTGTCCCGCTTTCAGCCGCTCGATCTTGCCGCCGTCGGAGTCCACGCACGTGACGCCATGGCCAAAATCCGCCAGACAGGCACCGGTCACCAGACCCACGTAGCCGGTGCCCACCACGGTGATGTTGAACAAGCGGAGTTCCTTTCGCTATTGTCGCGGCCCGATTCGTCGCGCGGGGCGCGCGGCCGCGGCTGCCATGGACCTGCGGGGCGCAGTCGGCCCGGCAGGTTAGGGGTTCGAGCGGTGGCCGGTCAAACCTGGAGGAGCCGGTACCGCACATGAATGCCACCGAAGTCAGCGCCAGCTGGCTCAAGGGTCTGAAGTTCGCGATCCAGCCGCCGGGCAGGGCCACCATCGACGGCGTGATGGTGCGCGACCTGGTCGTGAATCTCGACGGTCGCGGCGAGGTCACCGAGTTGTGGAGCGCGCCGTGGATGGCGCAGGGCCTGGTGCGCCCCGAGCACGCCTACCAGAGCGCGACCGACGCCGGCGTGGTCAAGTGCTGGCACCTGCACCAGGTGCACACGGATCACTTCACCGTCACGCGCGGCAAGCTGC containing:
- a CDS encoding dTDP-4-dehydrorhamnose 3,5-epimerase family protein yields the protein MNATEVSASWLKGLKFAIQPPGRATIDGVMVRDLVVNLDGRGEVTELWSAPWMAQGLVRPEHAYQSATDAGVVKCWHLHQVHTDHFTVTRGKLQVSVADVRTESPTFRHVNTFFLGSLRPRLIKIPPRLMHGWKALTAPEVLVVNCQSHLYDAADEFKFRWDCVLSNVWEPL